The following proteins come from a genomic window of Aquimarina sp. MAR_2010_214:
- a CDS encoding beta-ketoacyl synthase N-terminal-like domain-containing protein, which yields MSAVYITGVGSISSQKTFDNTEFLKEIFTYTDNVISVVNPNYKEYIPPAAARRMAKGIKMGVVASRIALKDANIENVDAIITGTGMGCVRDSEKFVSAIIDNNEQYLTPTSFIQSTHNTVGGQIALGLQCKGYNFTYVHASVSFESALLDAQLQLENNEADTILIGGVDEHGDHTITIHKLINHIKPEKTESTKVLDSKTEGAIFGEGANFFVVSTKKQDSSYAEVIAIQTYNTLSETEVSHAAQLFLKDNDLTIDDIDAIVLGNNGDVKYDTFYNELSLNLFKETQQICYKHLCGEFNTASSFGVWLASKILKTQELPDVVRLNKKSISNFTTILLYNQYRGENHSFTLLRKC from the coding sequence ATGAGTGCAGTCTATATAACCGGTGTCGGATCTATTTCATCTCAAAAAACTTTTGATAATACTGAGTTTTTGAAAGAAATCTTTACCTATACAGATAATGTGATTTCTGTGGTTAATCCAAATTATAAAGAATATATTCCACCTGCTGCAGCACGTAGAATGGCAAAAGGTATTAAAATGGGAGTTGTTGCCTCCAGAATTGCATTGAAAGACGCAAACATAGAAAATGTTGATGCCATTATTACAGGAACAGGAATGGGATGCGTTAGGGATTCAGAAAAATTTGTTAGTGCAATTATAGACAATAACGAACAATACCTCACCCCTACTTCATTTATACAATCAACGCATAATACAGTTGGTGGGCAAATCGCTTTAGGACTTCAATGTAAAGGCTACAATTTTACATATGTACATGCAAGTGTATCTTTTGAATCAGCATTATTAGACGCTCAATTACAATTAGAAAATAATGAGGCCGATACTATTCTAATCGGAGGTGTTGATGAACATGGCGATCACACAATTACCATTCACAAACTTATTAACCATATTAAGCCAGAAAAAACTGAATCTACTAAGGTATTGGATTCTAAAACAGAAGGTGCAATATTTGGAGAAGGTGCAAATTTCTTTGTAGTATCAACTAAAAAACAAGACTCGAGCTATGCCGAAGTTATAGCAATACAAACCTATAATACATTATCAGAAACTGAAGTTTCTCACGCAGCTCAACTATTTTTAAAGGATAATGACTTAACTATTGACGATATAGATGCTATTGTATTAGGGAATAATGGAGATGTAAAATACGATACATTTTACAATGAGTTAAGTTTAAATCTATTCAAAGAGACACAACAGATATGCTACAAACATTTATGTGGTGAATTTAATACCGCATCGTCTTTTGGGGTATGGTTGGCTTCAAAAATTTTAAAAACACAAGAATTACCAGATGTAGTTAGGTTAAATAAAAAATCAATATCAAACTTTACTACTATTTTATTATACAATCAATATAGAGGAGAGAATCATAGCTTCACTTTACTGCGTAAATGCTAA
- a CDS encoding polysaccharide deacetylase family protein, whose protein sequence is MLNFKYVNRITALAFLVLHITNYSIEIPVWSYFLLAFIWLIITMAGSGLIQWNYHFTSLNANKDIKDNHVAITFDDGPNPEFTPQVLKLLKQYNAKATFFCIGQHIETYPELTKEIIKQGHIIGNHTYSHPNSFGFLKTKEVISELQQTNAIAKEVTGLTMQLYRPAFGVTNPRIKKALKVTGLQSIGWNVRSLDTTSRSSDKVLKRITKKLFKGDVILLHDTSLKTIIVLEQLLLFLQQQNIESVTVDSLFKIKAYA, encoded by the coding sequence ATGCTAAATTTTAAATACGTCAATAGAATAACAGCACTCGCTTTTTTGGTTTTACACATAACCAATTACTCAATAGAAATACCGGTATGGTCTTATTTCTTATTAGCTTTTATATGGTTAATTATTACTATGGCTGGTTCTGGACTTATACAATGGAACTACCATTTCACCTCTCTTAATGCGAATAAGGATATAAAAGATAATCATGTTGCTATAACTTTTGATGATGGACCAAACCCAGAATTCACACCTCAAGTCTTAAAACTCTTAAAACAGTATAATGCAAAAGCTACTTTTTTTTGCATTGGACAACATATTGAGACGTATCCCGAATTAACTAAAGAAATTATAAAGCAAGGACATATTATTGGTAATCACACATATTCACACCCAAACTCTTTTGGTTTTTTGAAAACCAAAGAAGTAATTTCAGAGTTACAACAAACCAACGCCATAGCAAAAGAAGTAACAGGGCTAACTATGCAACTTTACCGGCCCGCTTTTGGTGTAACAAATCCAAGAATTAAAAAAGCACTAAAAGTCACAGGATTACAATCTATAGGATGGAATGTTAGATCTCTAGACACAACATCCAGAAGTTCTGATAAAGTACTAAAACGAATAACAAAAAAACTATTCAAAGGGGATGTTATTTTACTACATGATACAAGTTTAAAAACAATTATTGTTTTGGAACAGTTATTGTTATTTTTACAACAACAAAATATAGAATCGGTTACAGTAGATTCTTTATTTAAGATAAAAGCATATGCCTAA
- a CDS encoding outer membrane lipoprotein carrier protein LolA codes for MPKIIYILLFIVSTLSAQTKMSTIEADALKTKVKALATTTKTISSDFTQYKHLDFLSNDIITTGKLAFKTPNIVKWEYIKPFKYSVLFKNKTLYINDEGNKSNVDIGSSEQFKQLNKLIINSVKGDMFNDDEFSISYYKNQENSEVHFTPKNKKFEKFIKAFHITFNSKGDVVEVKMIEPSNDYTRIVFSNRVLNTPLADEIFAH; via the coding sequence ATGCCTAAAATTATTTATATACTATTATTTATTGTCTCAACTTTATCTGCTCAGACCAAAATGAGCACTATAGAAGCAGACGCCTTAAAAACAAAAGTAAAAGCTCTTGCAACTACAACAAAAACCATTTCAAGCGATTTTACGCAATACAAACATCTGGACTTTTTATCAAATGATATTATCACAACAGGAAAACTTGCTTTTAAAACACCAAATATTGTAAAATGGGAATATATAAAACCTTTTAAATACTCTGTATTGTTCAAAAACAAGACACTATACATTAATGATGAAGGTAATAAAAGTAATGTCGATATAGGGTCTAGTGAGCAGTTTAAGCAATTGAACAAGCTTATTATTAACAGTGTAAAAGGAGATATGTTTAATGATGATGAATTTAGTATCAGTTATTATAAAAACCAGGAAAATAGCGAAGTACATTTTACTCCCAAAAACAAAAAATTCGAAAAATTTATTAAAGCATTTCACATTACATTTAATTCCAAAGGTGATGTTGTTGAAGTAAAAATGATTGAACCTTCGAATGATTATACAAGAATAGTATTTAGCAACAGAGTCTTAAACACCCCTTTGGCAGATGAAATATTTGCTCATTAG
- a CDS encoding porin family protein, whose translation MRNLLLIIAFLGVFGAVSAQSKTSFGLRGGVNISDLSNANLETKAGIYIGALLHIRFSELYALQPEVGYSNQGGNNKFSNGDDLEIHYISISATNKFFVRNTGLHLIIAPSLDFDFDDTPVSLVNREEGNDITFVDLSIAGGLGYEFKNGITIEARYKHGTLDVFSGDFHDFSTQSIYEEKSQFNRVFQVGLSYRFNF comes from the coding sequence ATGAGAAATCTTTTATTAATTATAGCCTTTCTTGGCGTTTTTGGGGCGGTTTCTGCACAGAGCAAAACATCTTTTGGATTAAGAGGTGGTGTTAACATTTCGGATCTTTCTAATGCCAATTTAGAAACCAAAGCAGGTATTTACATAGGAGCTTTATTACATATCAGATTCTCAGAATTATATGCACTTCAACCCGAAGTAGGATACTCTAATCAAGGAGGAAACAACAAATTTTCAAATGGAGATGACCTCGAAATTCATTACATCTCAATATCCGCCACTAATAAATTTTTTGTTAGAAATACAGGATTACATTTGATCATTGCACCAAGTCTTGATTTTGATTTTGATGATACACCCGTAAGTTTAGTAAACAGAGAAGAAGGTAATGACATTACCTTTGTAGATCTTTCTATTGCAGGTGGTCTTGGTTACGAATTCAAAAACGGCATTACCATAGAAGCGAGATACAAACATGGTACATTAGATGTATTTTCTGGTGATTTTCATGATTTTTCAACACAATCGATATACGAAGAAAAAAGTCAATTTAACCGCGTTTTTCAAGTTGGACTATCGTATAGATTTAATTTCTAA
- a CDS encoding 3-hydroxyacyl-ACP dehydratase, with protein sequence MLLKDFYTANTLETVENVSTATITINKNHEIFKGHFPGNPVTPGVCMMQIIKELTEGIVDKKLFMQSSSNIKFMAIINPEKNPDLVLTLDITKTDDTYKVKNITKFEDTVALKLTANFKTT encoded by the coding sequence ATGTTACTAAAAGATTTTTACACCGCAAATACATTAGAAACTGTTGAAAATGTATCAACAGCAACTATTACCATCAACAAAAACCATGAGATTTTTAAAGGTCATTTCCCAGGAAACCCTGTAACTCCAGGTGTTTGTATGATGCAAATAATAAAAGAACTAACAGAAGGTATTGTAGATAAAAAACTATTTATGCAATCCTCTAGTAATATTAAATTTATGGCTATCATAAATCCGGAAAAAAATCCAGATTTAGTTTTAACCCTAGATATTACCAAAACAGATGATACGTATAAAGTAAAAAATATAACTAAATTTGAAGATACGGTTGCTTTAAAATTAACTGCCAATTTTAAAACAACGTAA
- a CDS encoding DUF2062 domain-containing protein, protein MIKEFTKQKIDLFNVCVIIPTYNNCKTLRRVIDGVLLYTKNIIVVNDGATDSTQEILKEYSQVQQIHLPKNKGKGNALRVGFAYAQKQGYQYAITIDSDGQHFPEDIPAFITALDKSENKNILLIGARNMSQESVPKKSSFGNKFSNFWFWVETGTKLQDTQSGYRLYPLENLANLNFYTSKFEFEIEVIVKAAWNDVIVKNIPVQVLYDETERVSHFRPFKDFTRISILNTWLVTVAFLYIKPRNIFRKVKKKGIKRFFLEDFLENQDSPQKKALSVALGVFIGISPLWGFHTVLVLFLAVFFKLNKVIAFAFSNVSLPPFIPFIIFISLKVGSFIFGESQPSFTNIGEDFEMIKSLKTYIVGSFTLAIISAITLGILGYVFLTIFYKKNNAS, encoded by the coding sequence GTGATAAAAGAGTTTACAAAACAAAAAATCGACCTATTCAACGTATGTGTAATAATCCCTACCTACAATAATTGTAAAACATTACGACGGGTTATAGATGGAGTATTACTTTATACTAAAAATATTATCGTTGTAAACGATGGAGCCACAGATTCTACTCAGGAGATATTAAAGGAATATTCTCAGGTTCAACAAATCCATCTGCCAAAAAATAAAGGTAAGGGTAATGCTTTACGTGTTGGATTTGCATATGCACAAAAACAAGGCTATCAGTACGCAATTACTATAGATTCTGACGGCCAGCATTTCCCTGAAGACATTCCTGCTTTTATTACCGCTTTAGATAAGTCTGAAAATAAAAATATCTTGCTCATTGGTGCAAGAAATATGAGCCAGGAAAGCGTCCCTAAAAAAAGTAGTTTCGGAAATAAGTTTTCTAACTTCTGGTTTTGGGTAGAAACAGGTACAAAACTTCAGGATACCCAGTCTGGATATAGATTATACCCATTAGAAAATTTAGCAAATTTGAATTTTTATACTTCAAAATTTGAATTTGAAATAGAGGTTATTGTAAAAGCAGCCTGGAATGATGTTATTGTAAAAAATATTCCAGTACAAGTACTATATGATGAAACCGAAAGGGTATCACATTTTAGACCTTTTAAAGACTTTACCAGAATAAGTATTCTTAACACCTGGTTGGTTACAGTGGCCTTTTTATATATAAAACCGAGAAATATATTTCGGAAAGTTAAAAAAAAAGGGATAAAACGTTTCTTTCTTGAAGATTTCTTAGAGAATCAAGATTCCCCACAAAAAAAAGCATTATCAGTAGCTCTAGGGGTTTTCATAGGAATATCACCACTATGGGGATTTCATACAGTGCTGGTACTCTTTTTAGCTGTTTTTTTCAAACTAAACAAGGTAATAGCTTTTGCCTTTTCTAATGTAAGCTTGCCTCCTTTCATTCCTTTTATCATTTTTATAAGCTTAAAAGTAGGTAGTTTTATTTTTGGAGAGTCTCAACCATCATTTACCAATATTGGCGAAGATTTTGAAATGATAAAAAGCCTTAAAACCTATATTGTAGGTAGTTTTACTTTAGCCATAATTTCTGCTATTACTTTAGGGATTTTAGGATATGTATTTCTTACCATTTTTTATAAAAAAAATAATGCATCATGA
- a CDS encoding MMPL family transporter: MMDRFFYSLYTSIVSKKVIGFGIFALIILGLLLIASKIEFEEDITKLIPTNDKTSEIQKVLKSVNFADKIIVNITRQPEGSVDDLTKYAAQFIDSVTIKSGEHIKQIQGKVEEEDIFNTLDFVYKNLPLFLQENDYDDIKNKIQKDSIEAITNRNYKTLISPTGIIAKDNILKDPLGLSFIALKKLQQLSFGDDFTLHNGFLLSKDQNHVLLFITPKLKSSETSKNAAFVEDLYQINDQLNDLFNGKVQSEYFGGALIAVANAKQIKRDIQLTISIAITILLIILIFFYRKITIPIILFVPTIFGGLLAIALLYLIRVKISAISLGIGSVLLGVTLDYSLHILTHIRSNTNIKAVYKEITTPVLMSSLTTALAFLCLLFLESQALQDLGIFAAISVVGSSFFALIFIPQVYKSASQKRPKTTLIDNAAQYPLHKNKWAIITLTLLLIVSLFTYNKVQFNNDISKLNFEPQELKDAQLRLDALTNIASKSIYLAAYENSEQGALQVNDKIFEKLQLLKEEGKVIDFSSIGSLIYSEKTQKERISKWNSFWNTNTIANTKANLIESGNKLGFKPTSFNAFYTLLESNFKPLKITDYNALKTISIADYITTKDDFITATTLVKVKDENAQHIVDIFKDQPQTIVIDRKHMNETFLGNLKNDFNKLVGYSLIVVLLILLLFYRSLSLTLVTSIPIAITWLLTIGIMGLFSLEFNIFNIIISTFIFGLGIDYSIFMTNGLLHEYKTGEKAVATHKTSIILSVITTILGVGVLIFAKHPALYTISLLSIIGILSAIVISFTIQPQLFRLFIGSKTKRPITLRLFLHSVLSFAYYGLGGLLLSLFSVFLIKIIPLPKKMKMKWFHKIMSKFMGSVLYTNPFVHKKIINQSNETFDKPGVIIANHTSFLDILAIGMLYPKIIFLVNDWVYNSPVFGKAVQLAGFYPVSSGIENGLDHLKKKVDQGYSLIAFPEGTRSNTNKIKRFHKGAFYLAEQFELDIIPVLIHGNSEVLPKGSFIIKDGSITIKILDRIKANDTSFGENYARKTKQIGAYFKSEYGKLRSEIEHDGYFNNIILEEYRYKGDSLYKEVRKDLKVNKEIYKAIIDAVGKKETILHLSKDSGQLDFLLSLDSPDRKIINYIENKNTRDIVKNSYISNNHSKIICVNDLEETMAYDASVLIINLATITQNELEKVLSNKINLLILLKESQNIHTQIITNLGFEIRHQKNNLVILKNKEH; the protein is encoded by the coding sequence ATGATGGATCGCTTTTTTTATAGTTTATATACATCTATTGTTTCCAAAAAAGTAATAGGCTTTGGAATATTTGCACTCATTATTTTGGGCTTATTATTGATAGCTTCAAAAATTGAATTTGAAGAAGATATTACTAAATTGATTCCTACAAATGATAAGACTTCTGAGATTCAAAAAGTATTAAAATCAGTAAATTTTGCTGATAAAATCATAGTAAACATTACACGTCAGCCTGAAGGGTCAGTTGATGATCTTACCAAATATGCAGCACAATTTATTGATAGTGTTACTATAAAATCTGGCGAACACATCAAACAAATTCAAGGTAAAGTTGAAGAAGAAGACATTTTTAATACTTTGGATTTTGTATACAAAAACCTCCCTCTTTTTTTACAAGAAAATGATTATGATGACATTAAAAACAAAATTCAAAAGGATAGCATTGAAGCTATAACGAATCGCAATTATAAAACCTTAATCTCACCAACAGGAATCATTGCAAAAGATAATATTTTGAAGGACCCATTAGGGTTATCATTTATTGCTTTAAAAAAATTACAGCAACTTAGTTTTGGTGATGATTTCACTTTGCACAATGGTTTTTTACTTAGTAAAGATCAAAATCATGTTCTATTATTTATAACTCCTAAATTAAAATCTAGCGAAACGTCCAAAAATGCTGCGTTTGTAGAGGATCTTTATCAAATAAATGATCAACTTAATGATCTTTTTAATGGTAAAGTACAAAGTGAATATTTTGGAGGTGCTTTAATCGCTGTGGCAAATGCCAAACAGATAAAACGCGATATCCAACTAACCATTAGTATTGCTATTACTATTTTATTGATCATACTCATCTTCTTTTATAGAAAAATTACCATTCCGATTATTCTATTTGTTCCAACAATTTTCGGAGGGTTATTAGCTATTGCCTTATTGTATTTAATTCGCGTAAAAATTTCTGCAATATCCCTGGGTATTGGCTCTGTACTACTAGGTGTTACTTTGGATTACTCACTTCATATTTTGACACACATAAGAAGTAACACTAATATTAAAGCCGTTTACAAAGAAATCACTACTCCGGTTTTAATGAGTAGTTTAACAACCGCTTTAGCCTTTTTATGTTTATTATTTTTAGAATCACAAGCACTTCAGGATTTAGGTATTTTTGCAGCCATAAGCGTTGTTGGGTCCTCTTTTTTCGCATTAATTTTCATCCCCCAAGTATATAAAAGTGCTTCTCAAAAAAGGCCAAAAACAACATTAATAGATAATGCCGCCCAATACCCTTTACATAAAAACAAATGGGCAATTATAACATTAACGTTGTTATTAATTGTAAGTCTGTTCACCTATAATAAAGTACAGTTTAATAATGATATTTCTAAGCTAAACTTCGAGCCACAAGAGCTAAAAGATGCACAGTTAAGGTTAGATGCTCTAACTAATATTGCTTCAAAATCAATTTACCTGGCGGCCTACGAAAATTCAGAGCAAGGTGCCTTACAGGTAAATGACAAGATTTTCGAAAAGCTACAACTACTAAAAGAGGAAGGAAAAGTAATCGATTTTAGCTCGATTGGATCTTTAATTTATTCAGAAAAAACTCAAAAAGAAAGAATCTCGAAATGGAATTCTTTTTGGAACACTAATACAATAGCAAATACAAAAGCTAATCTTATTGAAAGTGGAAACAAGTTAGGTTTTAAGCCAACTAGTTTTAATGCTTTTTATACCCTCTTAGAATCGAATTTCAAACCTCTTAAAATTACAGATTATAATGCTTTAAAAACGATTTCTATTGCAGACTATATAACAACAAAAGATGATTTTATCACTGCAACAACGCTCGTTAAAGTAAAAGATGAAAATGCGCAACATATAGTTGATATTTTTAAAGATCAACCTCAAACTATTGTTATTGACAGGAAACATATGAATGAAACCTTTTTAGGGAATCTAAAAAATGATTTTAACAAACTAGTAGGTTACTCATTAATTGTTGTGTTGCTTATCCTTTTATTATTTTATAGAAGTTTATCTCTTACCTTGGTAACAAGCATTCCTATAGCAATCACATGGTTGCTAACAATTGGTATAATGGGATTATTCTCACTAGAGTTTAACATCTTTAATATTATAATTTCAACTTTTATTTTTGGTCTTGGGATTGACTATAGTATTTTTATGACCAATGGGTTACTACATGAATATAAAACCGGGGAAAAAGCAGTAGCAACTCATAAAACATCCATTATTTTATCTGTTATTACTACTATTTTGGGAGTAGGTGTTTTAATATTTGCTAAACACCCTGCGTTATATACGATATCATTACTTTCTATTATCGGAATATTATCTGCAATTGTTATTTCATTTACAATTCAGCCTCAATTATTTAGACTTTTTATTGGTAGTAAGACAAAAAGGCCAATAACACTTAGATTATTTTTACATTCTGTTCTTTCTTTTGCTTACTATGGTTTAGGAGGCTTATTACTTTCACTATTTAGTGTATTTCTGATAAAAATTATCCCATTACCTAAAAAGATGAAAATGAAATGGTTTCATAAAATAATGTCAAAGTTTATGGGATCAGTACTATATACAAATCCTTTTGTACATAAAAAGATCATTAATCAAAGTAATGAAACCTTTGATAAACCAGGAGTTATTATCGCTAATCACACTTCTTTTTTAGATATTTTGGCAATAGGAATGTTATATCCAAAAATTATTTTTCTGGTAAACGATTGGGTGTACAACTCTCCTGTTTTTGGTAAGGCAGTACAATTAGCTGGTTTTTATCCTGTGTCTAGTGGTATAGAGAATGGATTAGACCATTTAAAGAAAAAAGTTGATCAAGGCTACTCACTCATAGCTTTTCCTGAAGGAACAAGATCTAATACCAATAAAATTAAACGCTTTCATAAAGGAGCATTTTATCTTGCTGAGCAATTTGAGTTAGATATTATTCCAGTACTTATTCATGGAAATTCTGAAGTGCTCCCCAAGGGAAGTTTTATTATTAAAGACGGTAGTATAACCATCAAAATACTCGATAGAATAAAAGCAAATGACACCAGTTTTGGTGAAAATTATGCTAGAAAAACAAAACAAATCGGAGCATATTTCAAAAGTGAATATGGGAAACTCAGGAGTGAGATAGAACATGATGGGTACTTCAACAATATCATTCTTGAAGAATATCGATATAAAGGAGATTCTCTTTATAAAGAAGTACGAAAAGATCTAAAAGTTAATAAAGAAATCTATAAAGCAATTATAGATGCCGTTGGAAAAAAAGAAACTATACTTCATCTTTCAAAAGATTCGGGTCAGTTAGATTTTCTATTATCTTTAGATAGTCCAGACAGGAAGATTATTAATTACATAGAAAACAAAAACACTAGAGATATCGTTAAAAACAGTTATATTTCTAATAATCATAGTAAAATTATTTGTGTCAATGATTTAGAAGAAACAATGGCATATGATGCAAGTGTTCTTATCATAAATTTAGCTACTATTACACAAAATGAATTAGAAAAGGTGCTAAGCAATAAAATTAATCTTTTAATTTTACTAAAAGAAAGTCAAAATATACATACACAGATAATTACTAATTTGGGATTCGAGATCAGACACCAAAAGAATAATCTGGTTATTTTAAAAAACAAAGAACATTAA